One segment of Arthrobacter sp. MMS18-M83 DNA contains the following:
- a CDS encoding VOC family protein: MPVRNESWPEGTPNWVDAQVDDVKAAADFYSRLFGWDIQDAGPEAGGYHMAFLGGSPVAGIGPKPENAGPLPSVWSTYLAVDDADATAAKITDAGGQLMMPPFDVMDQGRMSVAFDTAGAAFGIWQSTGHHGIGRYNEPGAVCWNELHTRGYQPAREFYASVFGFSYTDIGDGSEFVYSTFERPKDGQTVGGISHDTNLPDGVPSYWLTWFQVQDPDATLEAAAALGAATLFPPTDSPFGRMAILHRRRGHRPRRAGELRRPAGVGRARSRRRDRRLLDHPGRVPRRRPRLARRTPLHSPRRNAAGQ, translated from the coding sequence ATGCCTGTTCGCAACGAAAGCTGGCCCGAGGGAACCCCGAACTGGGTGGACGCCCAGGTGGATGACGTCAAGGCCGCCGCAGACTTCTACTCCCGGTTGTTCGGCTGGGATATCCAGGATGCCGGCCCGGAAGCGGGCGGCTACCACATGGCCTTCCTGGGCGGTTCGCCCGTGGCCGGCATCGGCCCCAAACCCGAGAACGCCGGCCCCCTGCCCTCGGTGTGGAGCACCTATCTCGCCGTCGACGACGCCGACGCCACCGCAGCGAAGATCACCGATGCCGGCGGGCAGCTCATGATGCCGCCGTTCGACGTCATGGACCAGGGCCGCATGAGCGTGGCCTTCGACACGGCAGGGGCCGCCTTCGGCATCTGGCAGTCGACCGGCCACCACGGTATCGGCCGCTACAACGAACCCGGGGCCGTGTGCTGGAATGAGCTTCACACCCGCGGCTACCAGCCCGCACGCGAGTTCTACGCCAGCGTCTTCGGCTTCAGCTACACGGACATCGGAGACGGCTCGGAGTTTGTCTACTCCACCTTCGAACGTCCCAAGGACGGCCAGACCGTGGGCGGAATCTCCCACGACACCAACCTCCCGGACGGTGTTCCGAGCTACTGGCTGACATGGTTCCAGGTCCAGGACCCGGACGCGACCCTGGAGGCTGCCGCCGCGCTCGGCGCGGCCACCCTCTTCCCGCCCACGGACAGCCCCTTCGGCCGCATGGCCATCCTCCACCGGCGGCGCGGTCACCGACCCCGGCGCGCCGGTGAACTTCGTCGCCCAGCTGGCGTCGGGCGAGCCCGCTCCCGCCGTCGAGATCGCCGGCTACTCGATCATCCAGGCCGAGTCCCTCGACGCCGTCCGCGCCTTGCTCGCCGAACACCCCTTCATAGCCCGCGGCGGAACGCTGCAGGTCAGTGA
- a CDS encoding class C sortase, giving the protein MTQTLEEFMEGSEPGPKDPNGRRRARRPAAGRHGIRSGLADRRFAAMMVIAAIGLGLILYPQAADWFSSISHNSQLSGYSQEVEQLEPSARTKVLDRAREYNSRIPPGQLRDPYSAQAPTPAVEGQLRDYQGQLNVANDDVIGRFRYPSLNIDLPIFHGTSDDVLAKGVGHLYGSSLPVGGPGTHSVLTSHSGIPNAELFNPLHQAKTGDIFSTEVMDHTFLYKVNKIEVVKPDDISSLKITAGEDQITLITCTPIGVNSHRLLVHASRIADIPKDAPEQKTLAGRQTNIGFPFWALYFIGGLLAFCLAAALRNRRRNR; this is encoded by the coding sequence ATGACTCAAACCCTCGAAGAATTCATGGAGGGTTCCGAACCCGGCCCGAAAGACCCCAATGGTCGCCGCAGAGCCAGGAGACCGGCGGCTGGACGCCACGGCATCCGATCCGGGCTTGCTGACCGGAGGTTCGCGGCAATGATGGTGATCGCGGCCATCGGGCTTGGCCTGATCCTCTACCCACAAGCAGCGGACTGGTTCAGCTCGATATCCCACAACAGCCAGCTTTCCGGCTACTCCCAGGAAGTCGAGCAACTCGAACCTTCGGCCCGGACGAAAGTGCTGGACCGCGCACGCGAATACAACTCCCGCATCCCCCCGGGACAGCTGCGTGACCCCTACTCCGCACAAGCCCCCACCCCGGCCGTGGAAGGGCAACTGCGGGACTACCAGGGCCAGTTAAACGTGGCCAACGATGACGTGATCGGGCGGTTCCGATACCCCTCGCTGAACATCGACCTGCCCATCTTCCACGGAACCAGCGACGACGTCCTAGCCAAGGGAGTCGGCCATCTCTACGGATCCTCCCTTCCCGTAGGGGGCCCCGGTACACACAGCGTCCTGACATCACATTCGGGAATCCCCAACGCCGAACTCTTCAACCCCCTCCATCAAGCGAAAACGGGCGACATCTTCTCCACCGAAGTCATGGACCACACCTTCCTCTACAAAGTGAACAAGATCGAGGTGGTCAAACCGGATGACATCTCTTCCCTGAAAATCACCGCGGGTGAGGATCAAATCACCCTGATCACGTGCACCCCCATCGGCGTGAACTCGCACCGGCTCCTCGTCCACGCCTCCCGGATCGCAGACATCCCCAAAGACGCCCCCGAACAGAAAACCCTGGCAGGACGACAAACCAACATCGGATTCCCGTTCTGGGCCCTCTACTTCATCGGCGGCCTGCTTGCGTTCTGCCTGGCCGCCGCCCTCCGGAACCGCCGGCGAAACCGGTGA